The genomic interval ATGGCCAGGATCGTCAGAAGGCTCGCCATATCCATGATCATGCCCTCGACAGTTGGGCGCGGTCGCCCGGATTAAGTACAGCCGCGAGGCCGACAGCCGTCAGGCTACCGAGGATCACGTACCAGGGGGCGGGCAGGATCTGGTAACTCAGGGCCGAAACGGCGGCGCTGGTGGCGACGACGGGGAACCAGGCCGGGGTTTTGCGAAAACCAACAATCAGGGCAATGAACATCGCGGCGAAAACGAAGTCGAGCCCCCATGCTTCCGGGCGGCCGATTCCGGTACCGAACACGCCGCCGGCCAGCGTTCCGCTGATCCAGCAAACGAAAAGCGGGATGACGAGGCCGGCGTAATAGGCGGGGGTTAGACGGCTATGCATTGCCCGGGCCTCGGCCAGCGCCCAGACTTCATCGGTCAAGGCATAGAACGCGGCAAAGCGTTGCGCTCCGCGAAAGGCGGCCATGTGCCGCGCGAGAGAGGCGCCCATCATGACATGGCGCAGATTGACCATGAACGTT from Dichotomicrobium thermohalophilum carries:
- a CDS encoding AzlC family ABC transporter permease, whose amino-acid sequence is MPRPDGDSLRREFGRGAAAMLPICIAAISIALVWGTLASERGLSLAEIGLMSATVFAGASQFVAIGLWATPLPAAAIVFATFMVNLRHVMMGASLARHMAAFRGAQRFAAFYALTDEVWALAEARAMHSRLTPAYYAGLVIPLFVCWISGTLAGGVFGTGIGRPEAWGLDFVFAAMFIALIVGFRKTPAWFPVVATSAAVSALSYQILPAPWYVILGSLTAVGLAAVLNPGDRAQLSRA